Below is a genomic region from Actinoallomurus bryophytorum.
ATCGTGGGTAGACACCGTAAACGGCAACGGAGGCACCCCCGCCGGGTCAGTCGCCGAATCGCGCTGGTCTCGGCCGGCCTGCTCGTACCACTGACGGGCGGCGCCGTGGTGTTCGCCGCCACCAGCGACCCCGGCACACCGGCCGGGCGATCGGCGAACTCTCAGCGCAGACCGGACGATCAGGCAACGATCGAGGGCGGATCGGCCACCCGGCCCCAGGCCGGCGAGAGCACGCCGTCACCCTCCCCCACCCCTCGCGATTCCGGCGCTTCCACACCGCCGGCGGCGCCCCCCGGGCCGCGGATCGGGTTCGCCCCGTACGCCGACGTGCTGGCCTGGCCGCCGCTGAACCTGGCCAAGACCGAGGCCCACGTGAAGGACTTCACGATGGGGTTCGTCTCGGCCGGCAGCGGATGCTCGGCCGCCTGGGGCGGAATGTCCCCGGTCGACGCCGCGTTCGCGCTCCACCGGATCAAGGACGTCCCGGGCAAGGTCGTCCTGTCCTTCGGCGGACCGCACGGAGTCGAGCTCGCCCAGAGCTGCGGCAAGGTCGGTGACCTGGTCAAGCAGTACCGCAGGGCGATCGACGCCACCGATCCCGCGGGCCTGGACTTCTACCTCACCGACGGCGCGCTGGCCGACACCGCGTCGGTACAGCGCAGGACCGAGGCGCTCGCCCGTGTCCAGCGCGACGATGGCGGCAGGTCGCTGTCGATCACCCTTCCGCTGCATCGGTCCGGGCTGTCCGCGCAGGCCCTGGCCGCCTTGCGCTCGGCGGCCGACGGCGGCGTGCAGGTCTCGATCGTCAACCTCGTCCCGGCCGACGGTGCCGGGCAGTCGGTCACCGCCTCCGCCGGCGTCGCGCACGGCCAGCTCCAGCGTCTCTATCGCCAGGGCGACGTGTGGCAGCGCATGGGCCTGACGCCGATCATCGGCGTCGCGGGGGTCGGCGCGCAGTTCCGCCCCACCGATGCCGACCAGGTCATGACGTGGGCCACCGCCCATGGCCTCGGACGGCTGTCGATGTGGTCGGTGACCCGCGACACGCCCTGCACCGACACCACGAGCGTCACCAGTGACACGTGCAGCGGCCTGGACGAGGACGCCGGAGTCTTCACAAAGATCTTCCAGGGGTTCTGAGACCCCGGCGCGTACGGCGAGCGGTGTCCTAGGCGCCGTGCGGTGGTGCGGCCCTGTCCGTGTGGGCTCTGTGGTCGCCCTCTCCCGCGTCGAAGCAGGTCACGGCCCTGGGCGGTCATCGCGACCGTCGCCTGGGTACCTATGCTTGGACTCGGGGCGGGGGGAGCCTTGAAGACCAAGTCTGTGAGCTCGCAGGGGGGTTCACGCGAGCCGGTGCCGGCATTCGCGTGGCTGCTTGCCGCCCTGGCGGGGGTCGCCTACGCCTCCTGGGTGCTCCAGTTCGTCCTCAACCCGGGCCTCGATCCGGTCAACGGCTACGTAAGTGAACTCTCCGCCAGCGACCAGCCCCACCACTATCTGTTCGCGGCCGGCGACTTCGTCTCCGGGCTCCTGACGATCACCGTTGTGGTCACCGTGCTCCGCTGGGTACGACCGCGCGGCTGTGCGCTGGCGGGCTGGCTGGCGCTCGTGGTCTTCGGCGTGTTCTCGATCGCCGACTCACTGTTCGCGATGGACTGCGCGCCCAACTCCGACACCACCTGCGCACTGCGCGAACGCGCCGGAAAGGTCTCCTTCGCCCACCAGTTCCACAGCGTGACGAGCGTGTGCGTGGTGACCGCGGGCATCGTGAGCCTGATCGCGCTGACCATCGCGTCCCGGCGCAGCCGCCGCTGGCCGGTGATCGCGCGATGGAGCTGGCTCCTTCTGCTGGCGGAGACCGCCACCGCCCTGGCGACGCTGCCGCTGATGTACTTCGGCGTCCTCCTCGGCGTGATGGAGCGTGTCCAGGTGGCGGTGGTGTCGCTCTGGCTGTTCGTCATCGCCGGCCAGCTGTACGCCGACCGCCACCGTCCGTCCCCCCGTCGCGAGTCCGGGCACCGGGCGTCTCCCGGTCCCCACGGCACCCGTCCGAAGCCGTCTCCCCCGGCGCCGCCCGCGGGACGGCGATCGGCCGGGCGGCCTCCGACGGAGGCCGCGAGAACGTGAACGCCCAGCTTCCCGGCGAGTTCGTGCTCGTCGGCGAGGACACCCTGCACGCCGTCTCAGAAGGGGCCGGCACGCCTCCCGTGCTGCTGAGCTCCGGACTCGGCGGCGCGTGGTTCGACTGGATTCCGGTGATGGAGCGGCTCCGCGGCCGTCACCGGGTCATCGCCTTCGACCGGCCCGGCCTCGGCGGCAGCCCGCCGGCGCGCCGGCGGGCGGGCCTGCGCGAAGAGGCCGCCCGGCTCGCGGGACTCGCCCGCTGGGCCGGGCCACCGGTGATCG
It encodes:
- a CDS encoding DUF998 domain-containing protein, which codes for MKTKSVSSQGGSREPVPAFAWLLAALAGVAYASWVLQFVLNPGLDPVNGYVSELSASDQPHHYLFAAGDFVSGLLTITVVVTVLRWVRPRGCALAGWLALVVFGVFSIADSLFAMDCAPNSDTTCALRERAGKVSFAHQFHSVTSVCVVTAGIVSLIALTIASRRSRRWPVIARWSWLLLLAETATALATLPLMYFGVLLGVMERVQVAVVSLWLFVIAGQLYADRHRPSPRRESGHRASPGPHGTRPKPSPPAPPAGRRSAGRPPTEAART